A part of Pantoea vagans genomic DNA contains:
- a CDS encoding gluconate 2-dehydrogenase subunit 3 family protein, whose product MLLEKPTTRRKFLLGSLLALPLSELVLKGMTAAQAAEMAAPELADYKPIFFSADEWQFILAATDRLIPAGGKGKAPGALETNVPIFIDQQLHSEAFGSEIYIQGPFNTKAPATMGYQIPFRPQQMYQTGIRLINQWSQNTHQKAFHALTLEEKDAVLTQVNKNEIDFAALGEADLKPSHFFSQLLSDTKHGYLADPMYGGNKGMKAWIAIGFPGARASFTEWVKQHNVPYPLGPVSIKGERA is encoded by the coding sequence ATGCTTTTAGAAAAACCCACCACCAGGCGTAAATTTTTGCTCGGTTCACTGCTGGCGTTGCCATTAAGTGAGCTGGTCCTGAAAGGCATGACTGCGGCACAGGCTGCAGAGATGGCCGCCCCCGAGTTAGCCGATTACAAACCGATCTTTTTTAGTGCCGATGAGTGGCAGTTTATTCTGGCCGCCACCGACCGCCTGATTCCGGCGGGCGGCAAAGGCAAAGCGCCAGGCGCGCTGGAAACTAACGTGCCGATCTTTATCGATCAGCAGCTGCACAGCGAAGCGTTTGGCAGCGAAATCTACATTCAGGGACCTTTCAACACGAAAGCACCCGCCACGATGGGTTATCAGATCCCGTTCCGTCCCCAGCAGATGTATCAGACCGGTATCCGGCTGATCAATCAGTGGTCGCAGAATACGCACCAGAAAGCGTTTCATGCGCTGACGCTGGAAGAGAAAGATGCTGTGCTGACCCAGGTCAACAAAAACGAGATCGACTTTGCCGCGCTGGGCGAAGCCGATCTGAAGCCTTCCCATTTCTTCAGCCAGCTGCTTTCCGATACCAAGCATGGCTACCTGGCCGACCCGATGTACGGCGGTAATAAAGGCATGAAAGCCTGGATCGCCATCGGCTTCCCGGGGGCGCGTGCCAGCTTCACCGAATGGGTGAAACAGCACAACGTTCCTTATCCACTCGGCCCGGTCAGCATCAAAGGTGAACGCGCATAA
- a CDS encoding ABC transporter substrate-binding protein, with translation MRKSLLSLSLLTALALVHPAHAATPADTLVVAVPLDGIISFDPAESFEMVSNSSQRNIYQRLVEPDHQNPQKLSPLAATHWQAGKTPHSLVFDLNPQARFSSGNPLTAQDVVFSLTRAVKLNKAPSFILGEFGWTPENIDQQFTVINDHQIELRWPAEIGSDLALRLLTAPVASIVDSKLAQQHVSNNDYGNAWLKTHSAGSAAYAIKQFVPLQALVLEANPYSTQKPHLKRVLLKGVAEAGSRRLLLQQGDVDVAYQLGPDQIAALKNVPNVRVDAFPSSLVYYVGFNTQSAQQPALGNPALWQAARWLVDYDSLANQLLKGQYRIHQSFLPDGFDGALNTTPFHYDLKKAQEILQKGGIKPGTHIALTVVNQPPFIDVAQALQASFAKADVQLDIQPVAESELWSKMRSRDFQAIFTYWGADYVDPNTNASAFASNVPGGGKTLAWRVGWTIPELSAQTRAAAGESDAAKRRSLYTGLQTRIQQDSPFVVLLQGATQVAVRSNLNHLQQGIGVSLLNFEEVQK, from the coding sequence ATGCGCAAATCGCTACTCTCACTCTCCTTATTGACTGCACTGGCACTGGTTCACCCGGCACACGCCGCGACGCCTGCCGACACGCTGGTGGTTGCCGTTCCGCTGGATGGCATCATCAGTTTCGATCCGGCGGAAAGTTTTGAAATGGTCAGCAACAGCAGCCAGCGCAATATCTATCAGAGGCTCGTGGAGCCGGACCATCAGAATCCGCAAAAATTATCGCCGCTGGCCGCTACGCACTGGCAGGCCGGGAAAACGCCGCACAGTCTCGTTTTTGACCTCAATCCGCAGGCCCGCTTCTCCAGTGGTAATCCCCTGACGGCACAGGATGTGGTGTTCTCCTTAACCCGTGCGGTAAAACTCAACAAGGCGCCCTCCTTTATCCTGGGTGAGTTTGGCTGGACGCCGGAAAATATCGATCAGCAGTTCACGGTGATCAACGACCACCAGATTGAGCTGCGCTGGCCTGCTGAGATCGGCAGCGATCTGGCGCTGCGCCTGCTGACTGCGCCGGTCGCCTCCATCGTTGACAGTAAACTGGCACAGCAGCACGTCAGCAACAATGATTACGGCAACGCCTGGCTGAAAACGCACTCGGCTGGCAGCGCGGCATATGCCATCAAACAGTTTGTCCCGCTGCAGGCACTGGTGCTGGAAGCTAACCCTTACAGCACGCAGAAGCCGCATCTGAAGCGGGTATTGCTCAAGGGCGTCGCCGAAGCCGGCAGCCGCCGACTGCTGCTTCAGCAGGGTGACGTGGATGTCGCCTACCAGCTCGGTCCGGACCAGATTGCCGCGCTGAAAAATGTGCCCAATGTGCGGGTCGACGCCTTCCCGTCCAGCCTGGTTTACTACGTTGGCTTTAATACTCAGAGCGCGCAGCAACCGGCGCTGGGCAATCCGGCACTGTGGCAGGCGGCACGCTGGCTGGTGGACTATGACAGCCTGGCAAACCAGCTGCTGAAAGGTCAGTACCGCATCCATCAGAGCTTCCTGCCGGACGGCTTCGATGGTGCACTGAACACCACGCCGTTCCATTACGATCTGAAAAAGGCGCAGGAAATCCTGCAGAAAGGCGGCATCAAACCGGGCACCCACATCGCGCTGACGGTGGTGAACCAGCCGCCGTTTATTGACGTGGCGCAGGCGCTGCAGGCGAGCTTTGCCAAAGCGGATGTGCAGCTCGATATCCAGCCGGTGGCGGAGTCAGAGCTGTGGAGCAAAATGCGCAGCCGCGACTTCCAGGCCATCTTCACTTACTGGGGCGCGGACTACGTCGACCCGAACACCAATGCCAGCGCCTTTGCTTCTAACGTGCCAGGCGGCGGCAAAACCCTGGCGTGGCGCGTCGGCTGGACCATTCCGGAGCTGAGTGCGCAGACCCGCGCCGCCGCCGGAGAGAGCGATGCGGCCAAACGCCGTAGCCTCTATACCGGGCTGCAAACCCGCATCCAGCAGGATTCACCGTTTGTGGTTCTGTTACAGGGCGCGACCCAGGTGGCGGTGCGCAGCAACCTCAATCACCTGCAGCAGGGCATCGGCGTCAGCCTGCTCAATTTCGAAGAGGTGCAGAAGTAA
- a CDS encoding helicase HerA-like C-terminal domain-containing protein, with protein MTSPLLIARTPDVELHLLPQMANRHGLITGATGTGKTVTLQKLAESFSASGVPVFMADVKGDLTGVAMAGQSSEKLQERLAKIGVTDWQPQSNPVVLWDIFGEKGHPVRATVSDLGPLLLARLLNLNEVQSGVLQIIFRIADDQGQLLLDFKDLRAMTQYIGDNAKNFQTHYGNINSASVGAIQRGLLTLEQQGAEHFFGEPMLDIADWMRVDSNGKGIINILSAEKLYQMPKLYATSLLWLLSELYEHLPEAGDLDQPKLVFFFDEAHLLFTDAPAVLLEKIEQVMRLIRSKGVGVWFVTQNPADIPDRVLGQLGNRVQHALRAFTPKDQKAVKTAADTLRANPAFDSVEAIQALGTGEALISFLDAKGSPSVVERAMVIAPGSRMGPVTGDERNGLINHSPLYGKYDTEIDRESAFEKLQKGFQAASDEASAPPAKGDAVAVDNGILGGLKEILFGHTGPRGGKHDGVVQTMAKSATRQITSQIIRGVLGSLLGGRRR; from the coding sequence ATGACTTCCCCGCTACTGATTGCCCGTACGCCAGACGTCGAACTTCATCTGTTACCGCAAATGGCCAACCGCCACGGTTTAATTACCGGTGCGACCGGCACCGGGAAAACCGTGACGCTGCAGAAGCTGGCCGAATCGTTCTCCGCCAGCGGCGTACCGGTCTTTATGGCTGACGTCAAAGGTGATTTAACCGGTGTGGCGATGGCGGGCCAGTCCAGCGAAAAGCTGCAGGAGAGGCTGGCGAAAATCGGCGTCACCGACTGGCAGCCGCAGAGCAATCCGGTGGTGCTGTGGGATATCTTTGGCGAGAAAGGCCATCCGGTGCGCGCCACCGTCTCCGACCTCGGGCCGCTGCTGCTGGCGCGGCTGCTGAATCTGAATGAAGTCCAGAGCGGCGTGCTGCAGATTATTTTCCGCATTGCCGATGACCAGGGCCAGCTGCTGCTGGACTTCAAAGATCTGCGCGCCATGACACAATACATCGGTGACAACGCCAAAAACTTCCAGACCCACTACGGCAATATCAACAGCGCCTCGGTCGGCGCGATTCAGCGCGGATTACTGACGCTGGAGCAACAGGGTGCGGAACACTTCTTTGGTGAGCCGATGCTGGATATCGCCGACTGGATGCGCGTCGACAGCAACGGTAAAGGCATCATCAACATCCTCTCTGCAGAGAAGCTCTACCAGATGCCAAAACTCTACGCCACCAGCCTGCTGTGGCTGCTGTCGGAGCTTTACGAGCATCTGCCGGAAGCGGGCGACCTCGATCAGCCAAAGCTGGTCTTCTTCTTTGATGAGGCGCACCTGCTGTTTACCGACGCACCGGCGGTGCTGCTGGAGAAAATCGAGCAGGTGATGCGGCTGATCCGTTCCAAAGGCGTCGGCGTCTGGTTCGTCACCCAGAACCCGGCAGATATTCCCGACCGGGTGCTGGGCCAGCTTGGCAACCGCGTCCAGCACGCCCTGCGTGCGTTCACGCCGAAAGATCAGAAAGCGGTGAAAACGGCCGCCGATACGCTGCGCGCCAATCCGGCGTTTGACAGCGTGGAAGCGATTCAGGCGCTGGGCACCGGCGAAGCACTGATTTCCTTCCTGGATGCCAAAGGCAGCCCGTCGGTGGTGGAGCGTGCCATGGTGATTGCGCCCGGCTCGCGCATGGGTCCGGTCACCGGCGATGAACGTAACGGCCTGATCAACCATTCACCGCTGTATGGCAAATATGACACCGAAATCGATCGCGAATCGGCGTTTGAAAAGCTGCAGAAAGGCTTCCAGGCCGCCAGCGATGAGGCGAGTGCACCCCCGGCCAAAGGCGATGCTGTCGCGGTCGACAATGGCATTCTCGGTGGTCTGAAAGAGATCCTGTTCGGTCACACCGGCCCGCGCGGCGGCAAACACGATGGCGTGGTCCAGACCATGGCGAAAAGCGCCACCCGTCAGATCACCAGTCAGATCATCCGTGGGGTGCTCGGCAGCCTGCTGGGTGGCCGTCGCCGATGA
- a CDS encoding DUF445 domain-containing protein: MDKHYELKRMKRLALLLLLLAVATFVVTLFLPPGFWVSGVKAIAEAAMVGALADWFAVVALFRRVPVPFISRHTAIIPRNKDRIGENLGRFVQEKFLDTDSLLNLIRRHDPSNLLAQWLNAPGNADRVGRHLLQVMRGFLDLTDDARIQTFMRRAVHRAIDKVDLTQTSAMVLESLTKNNRHQALLDAAIEQLLKLLHKPSTREFIAMQLVRWLKREHPIKAKMLPTEWLGEHSAELVANAVDSLLDDVALDQGHELRLGFNRAVDKLIVKLQTDPEMAERAEEIKGWLKEDASFNRYIGELWNDMRNWLKADLSSEDSRVQEKVRGAALWLGETLAADPALRDSMNQHLEQAARSVAPEFASFLTRHISDTVKSWDARDMSQQIELNIGKDLQFIRINGTLVGGTIGLILYLLSQLPSLIPLLGR, translated from the coding sequence ATGGATAAACACTACGAACTGAAACGGATGAAACGCCTGGCGCTGCTGTTGCTGCTGCTCGCCGTCGCCACCTTTGTTGTCACCCTTTTCCTGCCGCCCGGCTTCTGGGTCAGCGGCGTCAAAGCGATTGCGGAGGCCGCGATGGTCGGCGCACTGGCGGACTGGTTTGCCGTGGTGGCGCTGTTCCGGCGCGTGCCGGTACCTTTTATCTCGCGCCATACCGCTATCATTCCGCGCAATAAAGATCGTATCGGTGAAAATCTCGGGCGCTTTGTGCAGGAGAAGTTTCTTGATACCGACTCCCTGCTGAATCTGATTCGCCGTCACGATCCCTCAAACCTGCTGGCACAGTGGCTGAATGCGCCGGGCAATGCCGACCGCGTTGGCCGCCATCTGCTGCAGGTGATGCGCGGTTTCCTTGATCTGACCGATGACGCACGAATTCAGACCTTTATGCGCCGCGCCGTGCATCGCGCCATCGACAAGGTCGATCTCACCCAGACCAGCGCTATGGTGCTGGAAAGCCTGACCAAAAATAACCGTCATCAGGCGCTGCTGGACGCGGCCATTGAACAGCTGCTGAAGCTGCTGCATAAACCCAGTACCCGCGAGTTTATTGCGATGCAGCTGGTGCGCTGGCTCAAACGCGAGCATCCCATCAAAGCCAAAATGTTGCCGACCGAATGGCTGGGCGAACACAGCGCCGAGCTGGTGGCCAACGCGGTCGATTCCCTGCTGGATGATGTGGCGCTGGATCAGGGCCATGAGCTGCGCCTCGGCTTCAACCGGGCAGTTGATAAACTGATCGTTAAGCTGCAGACCGACCCGGAAATGGCCGAGCGTGCCGAAGAAATTAAGGGCTGGCTGAAAGAGGATGCCTCGTTCAATCGCTACATCGGCGAGCTGTGGAATGATATGCGTAACTGGCTTAAGGCCGACCTCAGCAGTGAGGATTCGCGGGTGCAGGAGAAAGTGCGCGGTGCCGCCCTGTGGCTGGGCGAAACCCTGGCCGCCGACCCGGCGCTGCGTGACTCCATGAACCAGCATCTGGAACAGGCGGCGCGCAGCGTTGCGCCGGAGTTTGCCAGCTTCCTGACGCGTCACATCAGCGACACCGTGAAGAGCTGGGATGCGCGCGACATGTCGCAGCAGATCGAACTCAATATCGGTAAAGACCTGCAGTTTATCCGCATCAACGGTACGCTGGTCGGCGGCACCATCGGGCTGATTCTCTATCTGCTGTCGCAGCTGCCCTCGTTAATCCCGCTGCTGGGCAGGTAA
- a CDS encoding LysR family transcriptional regulator: MDRLTSMNVFVTVAESGSFAAAAGQLLISPQMVAKHIATLEKHIGTLLLHRTTRRQSLTDVGRNYYERCKIVLAEVQEADAIARDMQQRPSGTLKVSAPVTFGSFSLAPFVTRYLDRFPDTQVDLELSDRLVDPFEEGYEVVIRIGALADSSIIAHPLQPYALIACASPAYLTRYGIPATPAELVNHACLVYGIWSPSKPCRWVFTRDGKVEEVHPQGRMRSNDWKALLHAALEGYGITLGPATILSEEIRQGRLVQLLPDYAGPARPMHVLIPAGRRQTVKIRSFVNALITEFGLYPPAAG, from the coding sequence ATGGATCGGCTCACCAGCATGAACGTGTTTGTTACCGTCGCGGAATCAGGTTCGTTTGCCGCCGCCGCCGGGCAATTGCTCATTTCGCCGCAGATGGTGGCAAAGCATATCGCCACGCTGGAGAAGCATATCGGCACGCTCCTTCTGCATCGCACTACACGACGGCAAAGCCTGACGGATGTGGGCCGCAACTATTACGAACGCTGTAAGATCGTGCTGGCCGAGGTGCAGGAAGCGGATGCGATTGCGCGGGATATGCAGCAGCGGCCATCCGGTACGCTGAAGGTCAGTGCGCCGGTCACCTTTGGTTCTTTCAGCCTTGCACCGTTTGTGACCCGCTATCTTGATCGGTTTCCTGACACGCAGGTCGATCTGGAACTCAGCGATCGGCTGGTTGATCCGTTTGAAGAGGGGTATGAGGTGGTGATAAGGATTGGGGCGCTGGCGGACAGTTCAATCATCGCCCATCCGTTGCAGCCTTATGCGCTGATAGCCTGTGCATCACCCGCCTATCTGACGCGGTATGGCATTCCTGCCACGCCTGCGGAGCTGGTGAACCACGCCTGCCTGGTTTACGGCATCTGGTCGCCTTCAAAACCCTGCCGCTGGGTGTTTACCCGGGACGGGAAGGTCGAAGAAGTGCATCCACAGGGACGAATGCGATCCAATGACTGGAAAGCACTCCTGCATGCGGCGCTGGAAGGCTATGGCATCACGCTGGGGCCAGCTACTATTCTGTCTGAAGAGATCAGGCAGGGGAGACTGGTTCAGTTGTTGCCCGACTATGCCGGGCCAGCACGCCCCATGCATGTACTGATCCCGGCGGGCCGCCGCCAGACGGTGAAGATTCGCAGTTTTGTTAACGCCCTCATCACCGAATTTGGCCTCTATCCTCCCGCAGCAGGCTAA
- a CDS encoding NADPH-dependent F420 reductase, with translation MKTGIIGAGFVGRAIAKLAIKAGHEVMLSNSRDPRTLFSLKPMIGCETGTATEAANFGQVVVIAVPLTATEQLPVAALQGKIVLDAVNYYPDRDGEIEELLNGRISTSERLARLLPGSRITKAFNAIRMTDLETQGLPPGDANRQALPLAGDDSEGKAIATALYDAFGFDAVDAGALAEGWRFERATPAYCVALNKEQLIRTLQETTRC, from the coding sequence ATGAAAACAGGCATTATTGGCGCAGGCTTTGTTGGCCGGGCGATCGCAAAACTGGCGATTAAAGCGGGACATGAGGTGATGCTCAGCAACTCACGCGATCCACGAACGCTGTTCAGTCTGAAACCGATGATTGGCTGCGAAACCGGCACTGCTACCGAGGCTGCAAACTTCGGTCAGGTGGTCGTGATTGCTGTGCCGCTCACGGCAACTGAGCAACTTCCGGTTGCGGCGTTACAGGGGAAAATCGTGCTTGATGCGGTCAATTACTATCCCGACCGTGACGGCGAAATCGAAGAACTGCTCAATGGCCGCATCAGCACCAGTGAACGGCTGGCTCGCCTGTTACCCGGCAGTCGGATCACCAAGGCATTCAATGCCATCCGCATGACCGATCTGGAAACTCAGGGCCTGCCGCCAGGCGATGCGAACCGTCAGGCGCTACCGCTGGCGGGAGATGACAGCGAAGGCAAAGCCATCGCCACGGCGTTGTATGACGCGTTTGGGTTTGATGCGGTGGATGCAGGCGCGTTAGCGGAAGGCTGGCGTTTCGAGCGTGCGACACCCGCCTATTGCGTTGCACTCAATAAAGAACAACTTATCAGGACACTCCAGGAGACCACCCGGTGTTGA
- the lptG gene encoding LPS export ABC transporter permease LptG: MFRVLDRYIGKTIFNTIMLTLFMLVSLSGIIKFVDQLRKTGQGSYSALSAGYYTLLSVPKDIEIFFPMAALLGALLGLGALAQRSELVVMQAAGFTRMQVALSVMKTAIPLVLLTMAIGEFVAPSGEQMARNYRAQQLYGGALVSTQNGLWAKDGNNFIYIERIKGDNEIDGVSIYNFNDQRRLQSVRYAATATWDAAKKRWMLSQVDESNLTDPKQITGSQSLSGEWKTNLTPDKLGVVALDPDALSIRGLHSYSKYLKQSGQEAGRYQLNMWSKIFQPLSVAVMMLMALSFIFGPLRSVSMGVRVVTGISFGFLFYVLDQIFGPLSLVYGLPPILGAILPSFAFFAISLFMLIKRR, translated from the coding sequence ATGTTTCGTGTACTTGACCGCTATATCGGTAAAACCATTTTTAATACCATCATGCTGACGCTGTTCATGCTGGTGTCGCTTTCCGGCATCATCAAGTTCGTCGACCAGCTGCGTAAAACCGGCCAGGGCAGCTATAGCGCGCTGAGTGCCGGTTATTACACCCTGCTCAGCGTGCCGAAAGATATTGAGATTTTCTTCCCGATGGCGGCCCTGCTGGGTGCGCTGCTGGGACTGGGCGCGCTGGCGCAGCGCAGTGAGCTGGTGGTGATGCAGGCGGCGGGCTTTACCCGCATGCAGGTAGCACTGTCCGTGATGAAAACGGCGATTCCGCTGGTGCTGCTAACCATGGCAATTGGTGAGTTTGTTGCGCCATCGGGCGAGCAGATGGCGCGTAACTACCGGGCGCAGCAGCTTTATGGCGGCGCACTGGTCTCGACGCAGAATGGTCTGTGGGCGAAAGATGGCAATAACTTCATCTATATTGAGCGCATTAAAGGCGACAACGAAATTGATGGGGTGAGCATCTACAACTTCAACGATCAGCGTCGCCTGCAGAGCGTGCGTTACGCGGCGACAGCGACCTGGGATGCGGCTAAAAAGCGCTGGATGCTGTCACAGGTCGATGAGTCAAACCTGACCGATCCGAAGCAGATTACCGGTTCACAGAGTCTGAGTGGCGAATGGAAAACCAATCTGACGCCGGACAAGCTGGGTGTGGTGGCGCTGGATCCGGACGCGTTGTCGATTCGCGGTCTGCACAGCTACAGCAAGTATCTGAAGCAGAGCGGTCAGGAAGCGGGACGTTATCAGCTGAATATGTGGAGCAAGATTTTCCAGCCGCTATCGGTGGCGGTGATGATGCTGATGGCGCTGTCGTTTATCTTCGGTCCGCTGCGCAGCGTGTCGATGGGTGTGCGCGTCGTAACCGGTATCAGCTTCGGCTTCCTGTTCTACGTGCTGGACCAGATTTTCGGCCCGCTGAGCCTGGTTTACGGCTTACCGCCGATTCTGGGGGCGATTCTGCCGAGCTTTGCGTTCTTTGCGATCAGTCTGTTTATGCTGATTAAGCGGCGCTAA
- the lptF gene encoding LPS export ABC transporter permease LptF has protein sequence MIIIRYLVRETLKSQLAILFILLLIFFCQKLVRILGAAVDGEVPTNLVLTLLGLGVPQMAQLILPLSLFLAILMTLGRLYTESEITVMHACGLSKAVLVKAAMVLMLFTSVVAAVNVIWLGPWSSRYQDEVTQNAKANPGAAAMAAGQFQTSSDGSAVLFVEDVKGNNFGNVFLAQLRPKGNARPSVVLADSGHMEQHKDGSQVVTLDKGTRFEGTALLRDFRITDFTNYQAIVGYKAATLDPNDAEQASMTDLFANKTPDFQAELHWRLTLVFAVLVMALMVVPLSVVNPRQGRVLSMLPAMLLYLIFFLLQSSLKSSGAKGRLDPALWMWVVNISYLVLAVLLNLWDTVPMRRIRARFTRGGSV, from the coding sequence GTGATCATCATTAGATATCTGGTTCGGGAAACGCTCAAAAGCCAGCTGGCTATCCTGTTTATCCTGCTACTCATCTTCTTTTGCCAGAAGTTAGTCAGGATCCTGGGAGCCGCGGTGGATGGCGAAGTGCCGACAAACCTCGTTCTGACCTTGTTAGGACTCGGTGTGCCTCAAATGGCACAACTTATACTGCCCTTAAGTCTGTTTCTGGCGATCCTGATGACGCTGGGGCGTCTCTACACGGAAAGTGAAATTACCGTGATGCATGCCTGCGGCCTGAGTAAGGCCGTGCTGGTAAAAGCGGCAATGGTACTGATGCTGTTTACCTCGGTGGTGGCAGCGGTGAACGTCATCTGGCTGGGGCCGTGGTCATCCCGCTATCAGGATGAGGTGACGCAGAACGCCAAAGCGAACCCTGGTGCTGCGGCGATGGCTGCCGGACAGTTCCAGACCTCCAGCGACGGCAGCGCCGTGCTGTTTGTCGAGGATGTGAAGGGCAACAACTTTGGCAACGTGTTCCTGGCGCAGTTACGGCCAAAAGGCAACGCGCGTCCTTCGGTGGTGCTGGCTGACAGCGGTCACATGGAGCAGCACAAAGATGGCTCGCAGGTGGTGACGCTGGATAAAGGCACCCGCTTTGAGGGCACGGCACTGCTGCGTGATTTCCGTATCACCGACTTCACCAACTATCAGGCCATCGTGGGCTATAAAGCGGCAACGCTCGATCCTAACGATGCCGAGCAGGCCAGCATGACCGACCTGTTCGCGAATAAGACACCGGATTTCCAGGCCGAGCTGCACTGGCGTCTGACGCTGGTGTTTGCGGTGCTGGTGATGGCGCTGATGGTAGTGCCGCTCAGCGTGGTGAACCCGCGTCAGGGCCGCGTGCTGTCGATGCTGCCCGCCATGCTGCTCTATCTGATCTTCTTCCTGTTGCAGAGCTCGCTGAAGTCGAGCGGAGCGAAAGGGCGGCTCGATCCGGCGCTCTGGATGTGGGTGGTGAATATCAGCTATCTGGTGCTGGCGGTGTTGCTTAACCTGTGGGATACGGTGCCGATGCGTCGGATTCGCGCCCGCTTTACCCGCGGAGGGTCGGTCTGA
- the pepA gene encoding leucyl aminopeptidase: MEFSVKSGSPEKQRSACIVVGVFEPRRLSPIAEQLDKISDGYISALLRRGELEGKVGQTLLLHHVPNILSERILLIGCGKERELDERQYKQVIQKTINTLNDTGSMEAVCFLTELHVKGRNTYWKVRQAVETSKEALYNFDQLKSNKAEPRRPLRKLVFNVPTRRELTSGERAIQHGLAVAAGMKAAKDLGNMPPNICNAAYLASQARQLADAFSKNVTTRVIGEQQMKELGMNAYLAVGAGSQNESLMSVIEYKGNPDAEARPIVLVGKGLTFDSGGISIKPADSMDEMKYDMCGAAAVYGVMRMVAELNLPLNVVGVLAGCENMPDGRSMRPGDVLTTMSGQTVEVLNTDAEGRLVLCDALTYVERFDPEVVIDVATLTGACVIALGHHISGLLSNHNPLAHELISASEQSGDRAWRLPMADEFQEQLESNFADMGNIGGRPGGAITAACFLARFARKYNWAHLDIAGTAWRSGKAKGATGRPVPMLSQFLLNRAGLNGDD, encoded by the coding sequence ATGGAGTTCAGTGTAAAAAGCGGAAGCCCGGAAAAACAGCGCAGTGCCTGCATTGTCGTTGGCGTTTTCGAACCGCGTCGTCTGTCACCGATTGCCGAGCAGCTGGATAAAATCAGCGACGGCTACATCAGCGCCCTGCTGCGCCGCGGCGAGCTGGAAGGAAAAGTGGGCCAGACACTGCTGCTGCATCATGTGCCAAATATCCTGTCCGAGCGTATTCTGCTGATTGGCTGCGGTAAAGAGCGTGAGCTGGATGAACGCCAGTACAAGCAGGTCATTCAGAAAACCATTAATACGCTGAACGACACCGGCTCCATGGAAGCGGTCTGCTTCCTGACCGAGCTGCATGTCAAAGGCCGCAATACTTACTGGAAAGTGCGTCAGGCGGTGGAGACCTCAAAAGAGGCGCTCTACAACTTCGACCAGCTGAAAAGTAACAAAGCCGAGCCGCGTCGTCCGCTGCGCAAGCTGGTGTTTAACGTGCCGACCCGCCGTGAACTCACCAGCGGCGAACGCGCTATCCAGCATGGATTAGCGGTCGCTGCCGGCATGAAAGCCGCTAAAGATCTCGGCAATATGCCGCCGAATATCTGTAACGCCGCCTATCTGGCGTCGCAGGCGCGCCAGCTGGCCGATGCCTTCAGCAAAAATGTCACGACCCGCGTAATCGGCGAACAGCAGATGAAAGAGCTGGGCATGAACGCCTATCTCGCCGTCGGTGCCGGTTCGCAGAACGAATCGCTGATGTCGGTGATTGAATACAAAGGCAATCCCGACGCTGAAGCGCGCCCGATTGTGCTGGTGGGTAAAGGGCTGACCTTTGACTCCGGCGGCATCTCTATCAAGCCGGCCGACAGCATGGACGAAATGAAATATGACATGTGCGGCGCGGCCGCCGTCTATGGCGTGATGCGGATGGTGGCCGAGCTGAATCTGCCGCTGAACGTGGTGGGCGTGCTTGCGGGCTGTGAAAACATGCCGGATGGCCGCTCAATGCGTCCGGGCGACGTGCTGACCACCATGTCTGGCCAGACGGTTGAGGTACTGAACACCGACGCTGAAGGCCGTCTGGTGCTGTGCGATGCGCTGACCTACGTGGAACGCTTCGACCCGGAAGTAGTCATTGACGTGGCAACGCTGACCGGAGCCTGCGTGATTGCGCTGGGCCATCACATCAGCGGCCTGCTGTCGAACCACAACCCGCTGGCGCATGAGCTGATCAGCGCCTCGGAGCAGTCGGGCGATCGCGCCTGGCGTCTGCCGATGGCGGATGAGTTCCAGGAGCAGCTGGAGTCCAACTTTGCCGATATGGGCAACATCGGTGGCCGTCCTGGTGGCGCGATTACCGCCGCCTGCTTCCTGGCACGCTTTGCCCGCAAATATAACTGGGCGCACCTGGATATCGCCGGCACCGCCTGGCGTTCCGGCAAGGCCAAAGGCGCGACCGGACGTCCGGTGCCGATGCTGTCGCAGTTTCTGTTGAATCGGGCAGGATTGAACGGCGACGACTAA